Proteins encoded together in one Ipomoea triloba cultivar NCNSP0323 chromosome 4, ASM357664v1 window:
- the LOC116016616 gene encoding homeobox-leucine zipper protein HAT4-like, giving the protein MLHITGNALVNIKKLHSFCNYKRAHPIFLLSVPYTKPFPNSKATTQQHSKKGFLGSFQSVGAWEKIKLKMGESNNDDFGLSLSLGLPPATTNGNNGNGRSFPLNLLHPRLPLMQQNTPARNLQSSSENGGGIDINQPVTAAEYDDNAMASSPQSTASTVTGKRSEREYETETAAAAAEAEMAATSSMEEDDAGDDAAAARKKLRLSKEQAAVLEDTFRGHNTLNPKQKVALAKQLNLKPRQVEVWFQNRRARTKLKQTEIDCEYLRRCCERLADENRRLHKEVNDLRALKLSPQLYMNMSPPTTLIMCPQCQRAPLSSPPPTSSASSCAPTLPATAAVHRHQPAPPPGLIQWTAILQPQPHRP; this is encoded by the exons ATGCTACACATCACTGGCAATGCATTAGTCAATATAAAAAAGCTGCACTCCTTCTGCAACTACAAAAGAGCACACCCCATTTTCCTTCTTTCTGTCCCCTACACAAAACCCTTCCCCAATTCCAAAGCCACCACACAACAACACAGTAAAAAAGGGTTCTTGGGTTCTTTTCAAAGTGTGGGTGCGTGGGAGAAAATAAAGCTAAAGATGGGTGAGAGCAATAATGATGATTTTGGCCTGAGTTTGAGCCTCGGATTGCCGCCGGCCACCACCAACGGCAATAACGGTAATGGCCGTTCTTTCCCCTTGAATCTTCTCCACCCTCGCCTGCCTTTAATGCAGCAAAACACCCCGGCCAGGAATCTCCAGTCTTCTTCTG AAAATGGCGGGGGAATAGATATAAACCAGCCGGTGACGGCGGCGGAGTACGACGACAATGCGATGGCGTCGTCGCCGCAGAGCACGGCGTCGACGGTGACCGGGAAGCGAAGCGAGAGGGAGTACGAGACGGAGACGGCGGCTgcggcggcggaggcggagATGGCCGCCACCTCCTCCATGGAGGAGGACGACGCCGGAGACGACGCCGCCGCCGCCAGGAAGAAGCTGCGGCTGAGCAAGGAACAGGCGGCGGTTCTTGAGGACACTTTCAGAGGCCACAACACGCTGAACCCG AAGCAAAAGGTGGCCTTGGCGAAACAGCTCAATCTTAAGCCCAGACAAGTGGAGGTCTGGTTCCAGAACAGAAGGGCAAG gaCGAAGCTGAAGCAGACGGAGATAGATTGCGAGTACTTGCGGCGGTGCTGCGAGCGCCTCGCCGACGAAAACCGGCGGTTACACAAGGAGGTCAACGACCTCCGGGCGCTCAAACTGTCGCCGCAGCTGTACATGAACATGAGCCCGCCCACCACGCTAATCATGTGCCCTCAGTGCCAGCGCGCGCCGCTCTCCTCGCCGCCGCCAACCTCCTCCGCCTCTTCCTGCGCGCCCACCTTGCCGGCGACCGCCGCCGTCCACCGCCACCAGCCGGCGCCGCCGCCCGGGCTCATCCAGTGGACTGCCATCCTCCAGCCTCAGCCGCACCGCCCCTAA
- the LOC116016617 gene encoding putative dual specificity protein phosphatase DSP8 — MYIEELKEGETGSEEEPCSDCEGAVVASDVKRVLVGAGARALFYPTLLYNVLRNKVQAEFRWWDRVDEFILLGAVPFPADVPHLKALGVIGVVTLNEPYETLVPTSLYRDHGINHLVIPTRDYLFAPSFLNISQAVDFIQGNASSGKTTYVHCKAGRGRSTTIVLCYLVKHKQMTPEAAYDYVRSIRPRVSLASSQWQAVQEYYYRVRKTESSACVVDSSLEKALSRPSKGDLAAFDDDSLVLVTESDLDGYDENLECDLGGNSVLAELNLACRVQFAGQAAIARLSCLWLRCNPGQKTSGKKLEGSVTQNQLESIGVDIRVY, encoded by the exons ATGTATATTGAGGAATTGAAGGAGGGGGAAACAGGGAGTGAGGAGGAGCCATGTTCTGATTGTGAAGGTGCTGTGGTTGCATCAGATGTGAAAAGGGTGTTGGTTGGAGCGGGGGCTCGAGCTCTCTTCTATCCAACGTTGCTGTATAATGTTCTGAGGAACAAGGTTCAGGCTGAGTTCCGGTGGTGGGATCGGGTCGATGAG TTTATCCTTTTAGGAGCTGTACCGTTTCCTGCTGATGTCCCTCACTTGAAGGCTCTTGGTGTCATTGGTGTGGTGACTTTGAATGAGCCATACGAGACTTTGGTGCCAACATCATTATACCGT GATCATGGTATCAATCACTTGGTAATTCCTACCCGGGACTATCTTTTTGCACCATCCTTTCTCAATATCAGTCAAGCTGTGGACTTTATCCAGG GAAACGCATCTTCTGGCAAAACAACTTATGTTCACTGTAAAGCTGGCCGTGGTCGCAGCACAACCATCGTCCTCTGTTACCTT GTCAAACACAAGCAGATGACGCCCGAGGCCGCATATGACTATGTGAGGTCCATTAGGCCAAGAGTGTCACTCGCCTCATCCCAGTGGCAG GCTGTTCAAGAGTACTATTACAGAGTAAGGAAAACCGAAAGTAGCGCCTGCGTTGTTGATTCGTCTTTAGAGAAGGCCTTAAGCCGCCCTTCGAAAGGGGACCTGGCTGCTTTTGATGACGACTCCCTTGTCCTAGTCACCGAGTCTGACCTTGATGGATACGATGAAAATCTCGAGTGTGATTTAGGGGGCAACAGCGTGTTGGCCGAGTTGAACCTAGCTTGCAGAGTTCAGTTTGCGGGCCAGGCAGCCATTGCAAGGCTTTCGTGCCTATGGCTTAGATGTAATCCGGGGCAGAAAACGTCGGGGAAGAAGCTGGAAGGGTCGGTGACGCAGAACCAGTTAGAGAGTATTGGAGTCGATATCCGTGTTTATTGA
- the LOC116017833 gene encoding cationic amino acid transporter 9, chloroplastic-like isoform X2 — protein MGEEKRLDGSSSSSTAWFSHFWASARRFKSLAPPSTTDTPAGDGLVRRLGLFDLLLLGIGASIGAGIFVVTGTVAHEAGPGVTISFVIAGLSCVLNALCYAELASRFPAVVGGAYLYTYTAFSELMAFLVFTQLMLDYHIGAASIARSLASYTINALELIPFLKDNIPSWVGHGSQVHLGVFSFNLLAPLLLVILTMVLCWGVGESSIFNAVVTVTKVVIVFFVIIVGAFKVDASNWTPFAPHGFKSILTGATVVFFAYVGFDAVANSAEESKRPQRDLPLGIVGSLLVCIALYIGVCLVITGMVPYKLLGEEAPLAHAFKAQGLTYVSVLISVGAIAGLTTTLLVGLYVQSRLYLGLGRDGLLPSLFARVHPTRHTPVHSQVWVGIVAIILAGLFNVRLLSHILSVGSLVYDDPPGFSCPGVPILPAVCIFLNIFLFAQLHCEAWVRFVVLSIVAVGIYALYGQHHANPDSSGTSLIIYQRESADV, from the exons ATGGGAGAAGAGAAGCGGTTAGatggttcttcttcttcgtcgaCGGCATGGTTTTCTCACTTTTGGGCGTCTGCTCGGCGGTTCAAATCTCTCGCTCCACCGTCCACCACCGATACCCCGGCGGGCGATGGACTTGTTCGCCGTCTGGGACTCTTTGATCTCCTTCTACTCGGCATTGGCGCCTCCATTGGAGCCGGAATCTTCGTCGTCACCGGTACCGTCGCCCACGAAGCCGGTCCGG GGGTCACAATCAGTTTCGTAATTGCAGGATTATCTTGTGTTCTTAATGCACTCTGTTATGCCGAGCTAGCATCGCGTTTTCCTGCAGTTGTTGGCGGGGCTTATTTATATACCTACACGGCTTTCAGTGAGCTTATGGCATTTCTGGTTTTTACACAGTTGATGCTTGATTATCATATTGGTGCAGCTAGCATAGCGCGCAGCTTAGCAAGCTATACAATTAATGCACTAGAGCTCATTCCTTTCCTTAAGGATAACATTCCAAGCTGGGTTGGGCATGGCAGCCAAGTGCATCTTGGAGTGTTTTCTTTTAACCTATTAGCTCCACTTCTGCTTGTAATCTTGACAATGGTGTTATGTTGGGGTGTTGGAGAATCCTCCATATTCAATGCAGTGGTGACTGTGACAAAG GTAgtcattgttttttttgtgATCATTGTTGGAGCTTTTAAGGTTGATGCTTCAAATTGGACCCCTTTTGCTCCACATGGTTTCAAAAGCATATTGACTGGGGCCACGGTGGTATTCTTTGCTTATGTTGGATTTGATGCAGTCGCTAATTCTGCTGAAGAATCTAAGAGACCACAG AGAGACTTACCATTAGGCATAGTGGGGAGCCTGCTTGTCTGTATTGCACTATACATTGGTGTCTGCTTAGTGATTACTGGAATGGTTCCGTACAAACTCCTTGGCGAGGAGGCCCCTTTAGCTCATGCTTTCAAGGCCCAAGGGTTGACATATGTTTCGGTGTTAATCAGCGTTGGTGCTATTGCTGGACTCACAACTACACTTCTGGTCGGGCTTTATGTTCAG TCGCGACTATATCTTGGGCTTGGAAGGGACGGTTTATTGCCTTCACTATTTGCTAGAGTACATCCCACTCGACACACTCCTGTTCACTCTCAAGTTTGGGTTGGGATTGTTGCCATAATCTTGGCTGGCCTGTTTAATGTGCGTTTACTCTCACACATTCTTTCGGTGGGCAGCTTG GTTTATGATGATCCACCGGGATTTTCCTGCCCCGGGGTCCCAATTCTACCTGCTGTCTGCATCTTcttgaatatttttctttttgcccAG ttgcACTGTGAGGCATGGGTGAGATTTGTTGTTCTCAGCATTGTTGCTGTTGGTATTTATGCACTGTATGGACAGCATCATGCCAATCCTGATAGTTCAGGCACATccctaattatttaccaaaggGAATCTGCAGATGTTTAG
- the LOC116017833 gene encoding cationic amino acid transporter 9, chloroplastic-like isoform X1, translating into MGEEKRLDGSSSSSTAWFSHFWASARRFKSLAPPSTTDTPAGDGLVRRLGLFDLLLLGIGASIGAGIFVVTGTVAHEAGPGVTISFVIAGLSCVLNALCYAELASRFPAVVGGAYLYTYTAFSELMAFLVFTQLMLDYHIGAASIARSLASYTINALELIPFLKDNIPSWVGHGSQVHLGVFSFNLLAPLLLVILTMVLCWGVGESSIFNAVVTVTKVVIVFFVIIVGAFKVDASNWTPFAPHGFKSILTGATVVFFAYVGFDAVANSAEESKRPQRDLPLGIVGSLLVCIALYIGVCLVITGMVPYKLLGEEAPLAHAFKAQGLTYVSVLISVGAIAGLTTTLLVGLYVQSRLYLGLGRDGLLPSLFARVHPTRHTPVHSQVWVGIVAIILAGLFNVRLLSHILSVGSLTGYSVVSACAVTLRWKEKNVNEVSTGFISGRSEGIICLILVACCGFAAGALYRFGAPFGFLVLSAVIAIFAAAALHFRQVYDDPPGFSCPGVPILPAVCIFLNIFLFAQLHCEAWVRFVVLSIVAVGIYALYGQHHANPDSSGTSLIIYQRESADV; encoded by the exons ATGGGAGAAGAGAAGCGGTTAGatggttcttcttcttcgtcgaCGGCATGGTTTTCTCACTTTTGGGCGTCTGCTCGGCGGTTCAAATCTCTCGCTCCACCGTCCACCACCGATACCCCGGCGGGCGATGGACTTGTTCGCCGTCTGGGACTCTTTGATCTCCTTCTACTCGGCATTGGCGCCTCCATTGGAGCCGGAATCTTCGTCGTCACCGGTACCGTCGCCCACGAAGCCGGTCCGG GGGTCACAATCAGTTTCGTAATTGCAGGATTATCTTGTGTTCTTAATGCACTCTGTTATGCCGAGCTAGCATCGCGTTTTCCTGCAGTTGTTGGCGGGGCTTATTTATATACCTACACGGCTTTCAGTGAGCTTATGGCATTTCTGGTTTTTACACAGTTGATGCTTGATTATCATATTGGTGCAGCTAGCATAGCGCGCAGCTTAGCAAGCTATACAATTAATGCACTAGAGCTCATTCCTTTCCTTAAGGATAACATTCCAAGCTGGGTTGGGCATGGCAGCCAAGTGCATCTTGGAGTGTTTTCTTTTAACCTATTAGCTCCACTTCTGCTTGTAATCTTGACAATGGTGTTATGTTGGGGTGTTGGAGAATCCTCCATATTCAATGCAGTGGTGACTGTGACAAAG GTAgtcattgttttttttgtgATCATTGTTGGAGCTTTTAAGGTTGATGCTTCAAATTGGACCCCTTTTGCTCCACATGGTTTCAAAAGCATATTGACTGGGGCCACGGTGGTATTCTTTGCTTATGTTGGATTTGATGCAGTCGCTAATTCTGCTGAAGAATCTAAGAGACCACAG AGAGACTTACCATTAGGCATAGTGGGGAGCCTGCTTGTCTGTATTGCACTATACATTGGTGTCTGCTTAGTGATTACTGGAATGGTTCCGTACAAACTCCTTGGCGAGGAGGCCCCTTTAGCTCATGCTTTCAAGGCCCAAGGGTTGACATATGTTTCGGTGTTAATCAGCGTTGGTGCTATTGCTGGACTCACAACTACACTTCTGGTCGGGCTTTATGTTCAG TCGCGACTATATCTTGGGCTTGGAAGGGACGGTTTATTGCCTTCACTATTTGCTAGAGTACATCCCACTCGACACACTCCTGTTCACTCTCAAGTTTGGGTTGGGATTGTTGCCATAATCTTGGCTGGCCTGTTTAATGTGCGTTTACTCTCACACATTCTTTCGGTGGGCAGCTTG ACGGGCTACTCTGTCGTTTCAGCTTGTGCAGTAACCCTACGATGGAAGGAGAAGAATGTGAACGAGGTTTCTACCGGGTTCATCTCAGGCAGGAGTGAAGGCATCATTTGCCTTATTTTAGTTGCCTGTTGTGGATTTGCTGCTGGAGCCCTTTACCGTTTTGGAGCTCCTTTTGGTTTCCTCGTTTTATCTGCAGTTATTGCGATatttgctgctgctgctctccATTTCCGACAA GTTTATGATGATCCACCGGGATTTTCCTGCCCCGGGGTCCCAATTCTACCTGCTGTCTGCATCTTcttgaatatttttctttttgcccAG ttgcACTGTGAGGCATGGGTGAGATTTGTTGTTCTCAGCATTGTTGCTGTTGGTATTTATGCACTGTATGGACAGCATCATGCCAATCCTGATAGTTCAGGCACATccctaattatttaccaaaggGAATCTGCAGATGTTTAG
- the LOC116016395 gene encoding protein ARABIDILLO 1-like, which translates to MSRRVRRKLASRGQEKADRLGVGENLILDERGVVDWTRLPDDTVIQLFSCLNYRDRASLSSTCRTWRSLGKSQCLWQALDLRAHNFDCDAAASLASRCGNLQKLRFRSAESAEAIIHLQSKDLREISGDYCQKITDATLAVIAARHEALESLQLGPDFCERISSNAIKALAVCCPRLRKLRLSGIREVDGDAINALAKHCQNLMDVGFIDCLNVDEVALGNVASVRFLSIAGTTNIEWNLALEHWGKLPNLMGLDVSRTDVIPSAVSRLFSSSQSLKIACALHCPALEQDATFVSNNNHKGKLLFAIFTDIFKELTPLFVDTPNKERNSFLEWRSLRTKERNLEDIMNWLEWVLSHSLLRIAESNPQGLDNFWLNHGAYLLLSLMQSTQEEVQERAATGLATFVVIDDENASIDGGRAEAVMRDGGIRLLLNLARSWREGLQCEAAKAIANLSVNANVAKAVAEEGGISILANLARSRNRLVAEEAAGGLWNLSVGEEHKASIAEVGGIKALVDLIFKWSVNDSEGVLERAAGALANLAVDDKCSMEVATVGGVHALITLAQNCKAEGVQEQAARALANLAAHGDSNSNNATVGQEAGAFETLVQLTRSPHDGVRQEAAGALWNLSFDDRNREAITAAGGVEALVALAQSCSNASPSLQERAAGALWGLSVSEANSIAIGREGGVAPLIALARSDAEDVHETAAGALWNLAFNPGNALRIVEEGGVPALVHLCSSSLSKMARFMAALALAYMFDGRMDEVAVVGTSTEGTSKTLNLDGARRMALKHIEAFVRAFSDPQAFSSAAASSTHAALLQVTELARIHEAGHLRCSGAEIGRFVTMLRNPSSTLKACATFALLQFTILGGRHAAHHVSLLRDTGASRVLRAVSASANAPLETKIFARIVLRNLEHHQTESSLKD; encoded by the exons ATGAGTCGAAGGGTGCGAAGGAAACTGGCAAGCAGGGGACAGGAGAAGGCAGATAGATTGGGGGTtggtgaaaatttaattttagatgAGAGAGGTGTGGTTGATTGGACTAGGTTGCCTGATGATACTGTGATTCAGCTGTTTTCCTGTCTGAATTATCGTGATCGGGCAAGCTTGTCATCAACATGCCGGACCTGGAGATCTTTGGGAAAATCTCAGTGTTTATGGCAGGCATTGGATCTTCGTGCTCACAATTTTGATTGTGATGCTGCAGCTTCTCTTGCATCTAGGTGTGGCAATCTTCAAAAGCTTCGGTTTCGCAGTGCTGAATCTGCAGAAGCTATTATACACCTTCAGTCTAAGGATCTGCGTGAAATTAGTGGTGATTATTGCCAAAAGATTACAGATGCTACCCTTGCTGTGATTGCAGCTAGACATGAAGCACTTGAAAGTTTACAACTTGGCCCAGATTTCTGTGAAAGGATTAGCAGCAATGCTATAAAAGCACTTGCAGTTTGCTGTCCTAGGTTGCGTAAACTTCGGCTTTCTGGTATTCGAGAAGTTGATGGAGATGCAATCAATGCATTGGCTAAGCATTGCCAAAACTTGATGGACGTAGGATTTATTGACTGTCTAAATGTAGATGAGGTTGCACTAGGAAATGTTGCATCAGTTCGCTTCCTCTCCATTGCAGGGACAACTAATATAGAGTGGAATTTGGCTTTAGAGCATTGGGGTAAACTGCCTAACTTGATGGGTTTAGATGTTTCCAGAACAGATGTAATACCTAGTGCCGTTTCAAGGTTGTTTTCATCCTCACAAAGCTTAAAGATTGCATGTGCATTACATTGCCCTGCACTTGAGCAAGATGCCACCTTTGTTTCCAATAATAATCACAAAGGGAAACTGCTGTTTGCCATTTTCACAGACATTTTTAAAGAACTAACTCCCCTATTTGTCGATACTCCAAATAAAGAGAGGAATTCTTTTCTGGAATGGAGAAGTTTAAGGACCAAGGAAAGAAATCTGGAAGATATCATGAACTGGCTGGAATGGGTCCTATCCCATTCACTTTTACGTATTGCTGAGAGCAACCCCCAAGGTCTGGATAATTTCTGGCTCAATCATGGTGCATATCTATTGCTAAGCTTGATGCAGAGCACACAAGAAGAAGTTCAAGAAAGAGCAGCTACAGGCCTTGCAACATTTGTTGTAATTGACGATGAAAATGCTAGTATTGATGGTGGAAGGGCTGAAGCAGTTATGCGAGATGGTGGCATACGACTTCTGCTAAACCTTGCAAGATCCTGGCGCGAAGGGCTTCAATGTGAAGCTGCAAAG GCTATAGCAAACTTATCTGTCAATGCCAATGTTGCAAAAGCTGTAGCAGAGGAAGGAGGCATAAGTATCCTAGCAAATTTGGCAAGGTCTAGGAACAGACTAGTGGCTGAAGAGGCAGCTGGAGGACTGTGGAATCTCTCAGTTGGTGAAGAGCATAAG gcTTCAATTGCTGAAGTTGGTGGCATAAAAGCTTTAGTTGATCTTATCTTCAAATGGTCTGTTAATGACAGTGAGGGGGTTCTG GAACGAGCTGCTGGTGCACTGGCAAACCTCGCAGTGGATGACAAATGTAGCATGGAAGTTGCTACAGTAGGTGGTGTACATGCACTGATTACCCTTGCTCAAAACTGCAAGGCTGAAGGAGTGCAAGAGCAG GCAGCTCGGGCATTGGCCAATCTCGCTGCCCATGGAGATAGCAACAGTAACAATGCTACTGTTGGACAAGAGGCAGGAGCTTTTGAGACACTCGTACAACTTACGCGTTCTCCTCATGATGGTGTGAg GCAAGAAGCTGCTGGAGCATTATGGAATCTTTCATTTGATGACAGAAATCGAGAAGCAATAACAGCTGCTGGTGGTGTTGAAGCTTTG GTTGCTCTTGCACAATCTTGTTcgaatgcctctcctagccttcAGGAGAGGGCTGCTGGTGCTCTATGGGGTTTGTCCGTCTCAGAAGCAAACAG CATTGCGATTGGACGAGAAGGAGGTGTGGCACCACTTATAGCGTTGGCAAGATCTGATGCTGAG GATGTCCATGAGACTGCTGCTGGAGCTCTTTGGAATCTTGCTTTCAACCCCGGTAATGCTCTCAGGATAGTAGAGGAAGGGGGAGTTCCCGCCTTAGTTCATCTATGTTCTTCATCACTATCAAAAATGGCACGCTTCATGGCCGCATTGGCACTGGCTTACATGTTTGATGGAAG AATGGATGAAGTTGCAGTTGTTGGGACTTCAACGGAGGGTACTTCAAAGACTCTGAACTTAGATGGGGCTAGAAGAATGGCTTTGAAGCATATTGAAGCATTTGTACGTGCATTTTCTGATCCACAAGCGTTCTCTTCTGCAGCTGCATCATCTACCCATGCAGCATTGTTGCAAGTAACTGAATTAGCTCGGATTCATGAAGCAGGTCATCTTAGATGCAG TGGCGCTGAGATTGGAAGATTTGTTACTATGCTCCGGAATCCTTCTTCTACGCTCAAGGCATGCGCTACATTTGCTCTTCTTCAG TTCACAATCCTAGGTGGCCGGCATGCAGCGCACCATGTCAGCCTTTTGCGAGACACAGGGGCATCGCGTGTTCTACGTGCTGTATCAGCATCCGCCAATGCCCCTCTCGAAACCAAAATCTTTGCGAGGATTGTGCTTCGTAACCTGGAACACCATCAGACCGAATCTTCACTGAAAGACTAG